AGTTTTACTTACCCTATTAAATTATTAAAGGTGGGAAATTATGTCTATCAAATCTAGATTAATACTTTCATTTTTTGGAATGATTGTTATACCTGTTATTTTGATTACAATTTTTAATTTTATGTTTGATAAGTATTTTTGGGAAGATGATAAAAGTATTGTAAATGCAGCTAATCCATATCATTTTACTCGAAAAGTATTCACAAAATATAGTGAAATTTCAAGAAAAGTAAACTTAAATATTATTAATAATAGCGATAAAATTAAAGATACTTCTTTCCTTGAATCTTTAGATAATGAATTAGATGGAATTTATAGTGGGATTATTTTGAGAAGAGATGATCAAATACTATATTCTTCAGAAATTCTAAAAAATGATTTATTTTTAAATGAACTTCCAAAATTTAATTCTGATTATAATATAGATAATTATATTTTTTTAAAAAATGGATATGTTATCTTTTCACAAAATGATTTTTATTTTAATGATGGATCAAAAGGAAGTGTATTTTATGCTTTTAACATTAATTTATTACAAAAAGATATAAAGAAAGCTAGAACATTACTTTCTGCTATAATAATAATTTCAATATTAGTAACATCAAATGTTTTGACTTTTACAATTTATAGAGATATTATAAAAAAATTAGATAAACTAAAATATGCTTCTAAGGAAATAAAAAGTGGAAATCTAAATTATAAAATTGAAGAACACTCAAAAGATGAATTTGGTGACTTGAGTATTAATTTTGAGAAAATGAGAATTAAACTTAAAGAGTCGTTGGATATACAATTTAAGTATGAGGAAAATAGGAGAAATTTAATATCAAATATATCGCATGATTTAAAAACCCCTATAATGTCTATAAAGGGATATATTGAGGGAATTAAAGACGGAGTTGCAGATTCTCCTGAAAAAATGGACAAATATATAAATACAATTTATAAAAAAGCTACAGATATGGAAGTTTTGATTGATGAATTATTTTTATTTTCAAAGTTGGATTTAAAAAAGGTTTCATTTAACTTTCAAACTATAAATATTGTTGATTACTTAAAATACTGTGTTGAAGATTTGAGTTTTGATTTAGAAAAAAAGAATGCAAAGATAAGTTTCAATAATGAAAAAGAAAATATATTTGTTACTGCTGATTTACAAAAACTAAAAAGGGTTATCGTAAATATTGTAGAAAATTCAATGAAATATATGGATAAGCAAAATCCAATAATTGATATCAATCTAATAGATAACAAAGAATGTGTAATAATTGAAATTAAGGATAATGGAATGGGAATTCCAGAAGAAAGTATACCTTTTATATTTGACAGATTCTATAGAGCAGATAAATCAAGAAATACTTCTATAAGTGGAAGTGGACTAGGTCTTTCTATTTGTAAACAGATTATAGAATCACATGGAGGATGTATATGGGCTGAAAGTGAAACAAATGTAGGTACAAGTATTTTATTCACATTAAAAAAATACAAAAGGAATGATGAGTATGAAAAAAATTCTAATAATTGAAGACGATATAAGCATTGCTGAACTTGAAAAAGATTATTTAGAAATAAACGGTTTTGATGTTGAAATAGAGACTACAGGACTTGCGGGGCTAAAAAAAGCTAGTGAAGAAAATTTTGATTTAATAATACTTGATTTAATGCTTCCTGAAATAGATGGGTTTTCAATATGTAAAAGTATTAGAAAAGTAAAAGAAATACCAATATTGATGGTATCTGCAAAAGGTGAATCTGTTGATAAAATAAGGGGGCTTGGACTTGGAGCTGATGATTATATAACCAAGCCGTTTAGTCCAAGTGAATTAGTAGCAAGGGTAAAATCACATTTAAATAGATATAAAAGGCTCACTGAAAAAGTAAGCACTCCAAAAGATGAAGTAATAGAAATTAATGGTCTTAGTATAGACAATTATTCAAGGAGGGTTTATTTAAGTGAAAAAGAAATTGTATTAGCTTCTAAAGAGTATGATGTACTAAATCTATTAGCAAGAAATCCT
The window above is part of the Tepidibacter aestuarii genome. Proteins encoded here:
- a CDS encoding response regulator transcription factor; amino-acid sequence: MKKILIIEDDISIAELEKDYLEINGFDVEIETTGLAGLKKASEENFDLIILDLMLPEIDGFSICKSIRKVKEIPILMVSAKGESVDKIRGLGLGADDYITKPFSPSELVARVKSHLNRYKRLTEKVSTPKDEVIEINGLSIDNYSRRVYLSEKEIVLASKEYDVLNLLARNPNRVFSKEEIFERVWGIDSLGDISTVTVHIRRIREKIEKDTSNLQYIETIWGIGYRFKAQ
- a CDS encoding sensor histidine kinase, translated to MSIKSRLILSFFGMIVIPVILITIFNFMFDKYFWEDDKSIVNAANPYHFTRKVFTKYSEISRKVNLNIINNSDKIKDTSFLESLDNELDGIYSGIILRRDDQILYSSEILKNDLFLNELPKFNSDYNIDNYIFLKNGYVIFSQNDFYFNDGSKGSVFYAFNINLLQKDIKKARTLLSAIIIISILVTSNVLTFTIYRDIIKKLDKLKYASKEIKSGNLNYKIEEHSKDEFGDLSINFEKMRIKLKESLDIQFKYEENRRNLISNISHDLKTPIMSIKGYIEGIKDGVADSPEKMDKYINTIYKKATDMEVLIDELFLFSKLDLKKVSFNFQTINIVDYLKYCVEDLSFDLEKKNAKISFNNEKENIFVTADLQKLKRVIVNIVENSMKYMDKQNPIIDINLIDNKECVIIEIKDNGMGIPEESIPFIFDRFYRADKSRNTSISGSGLGLSICKQIIESHGGCIWAESETNVGTSILFTLKKYKRNDEYEKNSNN